In Thermus tengchongensis, a genomic segment contains:
- a CDS encoding DUF2442 domain-containing protein, with translation MVVEVVEARPLEGLKLWLRFSDGKGRVVDLSALELPGLLSRLRDPGFFAQVRVDPELGAPVWPGGLDLDPLVLYARALGTGLPLPAEASGA, from the coding sequence ATGGTGGTGGAAGTGGTGGAGGCCAGGCCCCTGGAGGGCCTCAAGCTCTGGCTTCGCTTCTCGGACGGGAAGGGGAGGGTGGTGGACCTTTCAGCCCTGGAGCTTCCCGGGCTCCTCTCCCGCCTCCGGGATCCCGGCTTCTTCGCCCAGGTGCGGGTGGACCCGGAGCTCGGGGCCCCGGTCTGGCCCGGGGGCTTAGACCTGGATCCCCTGGTGCTCTACGCGAGGGCCCTGGGCACCGGGCTTCCCCTGCCGGCGGAGGCTTCGGGGGCCTAG
- a CDS encoding DUF7718 family protein, with protein MVRRREVVIGPDRRLRVTLEVERGKLRSWAVQLEWWDPEEGRFVWVARYDTSGGRVHRDRNRIASHEPVDLPEDPGEAAKVAERELSLKAEEYIEAYRAAKAQGREGW; from the coding sequence ATGGTCCGTAGGCGGGAAGTGGTCATCGGCCCCGACCGGCGCCTCCGGGTCACCTTGGAGGTGGAGCGGGGGAAGTTGCGCTCCTGGGCGGTACAGCTGGAGTGGTGGGATCCCGAGGAGGGCCGCTTCGTCTGGGTGGCCCGCTACGACACCTCCGGGGGCAGGGTCCATCGGGACCGGAACCGCATCGCCTCCCACGAGCCGGTGGACCTCCCCGAGGACCCCGGCGAGGCGGCGAAGGTGGCGGAGAGGGAGCTCTCCCTGAAGGCCGAGGAGTACATTGAGGCCTATCGGGCCGCCAAGGCCCAAGGGAGGGAAGGATGGTGA
- a CDS encoding DUF5647 family protein, translating to MVNPAERLAELDGILMQYLLEADLLRELPPAYRLVLLPLDEPEVAAQALAWAMEAPNPEGWPSVYALFLQGRPIRLLLLGKEVEVAPRAA from the coding sequence ATGGTGAACCCAGCAGAAAGGCTGGCGGAGCTGGACGGGATCCTGATGCAATACCTCCTGGAGGCGGACCTCCTCCGGGAGCTTCCCCCCGCCTACCGCCTGGTCCTCCTTCCCCTGGACGAGCCCGAGGTGGCGGCCCAAGCCCTGGCCTGGGCCATGGAGGCTCCCAACCCCGAAGGCTGGCCCTCCGTCTACGCCCTCTTCCTCCAGGGCAGGCCCATCCGCCTCCTCCTGCTGGGGAAGGAGGTGGAGGTGGCCCCCAGGGCCGCCTAG
- a CDS encoding DNA cytosine methyltransferase, producing the protein MNGAGTVIDLFAGAGGSALGFIRASFRIAGAAEIDPDACRTYEGLIGVRPLCVDLSELPPEMAAGLWNVKPGEIDVLVGCPPCQGFTRLRNDAGASDPRNGLVMVFLEYVSYFRPRFLVFENVPGLIRLPHGKAFYLKLTKGLLRLGYRLRKKEVDAADYGVPQHRRRLIVIGARKDMGQPPFPRATHGDPRSPKVRSGRQLPWLTVRDAIGHLPPLRAGDQDPNDPLHRAPKMGERVLRFIVQVPKDGGSRTQVPEEEWLPCHRNHNGHKDTYSRLAWDRPSGVITSGCCNVSKGRFAHPEQDRAITPREAALLQGFPPDAVFYGSLDSIRRQIGNAVPPPLAEAIARAIRERLERRSLIEFSKRAKAF; encoded by the coding sequence ATGAACGGTGCCGGAACCGTTATAGACCTTTTCGCCGGAGCCGGAGGATCGGCCCTTGGGTTTATACGGGCCAGTTTCCGCATAGCGGGGGCCGCCGAAATCGATCCAGACGCATGCAGAACCTACGAAGGTTTAATTGGCGTGCGCCCATTATGCGTGGATTTATCGGAGCTTCCTCCCGAAATGGCAGCCGGGCTTTGGAATGTGAAGCCGGGTGAAATAGACGTCCTTGTCGGATGTCCGCCGTGCCAAGGCTTCACCCGGCTTAGAAACGATGCAGGGGCGAGTGACCCAAGAAACGGCCTGGTGATGGTTTTTCTCGAGTACGTATCGTACTTCCGACCCCGCTTCCTTGTTTTTGAGAACGTACCTGGTCTTATCCGCTTACCTCATGGAAAGGCCTTTTACTTGAAACTTACGAAGGGGCTTCTCCGTTTGGGGTATCGTCTGCGTAAAAAAGAGGTTGATGCAGCAGACTACGGCGTACCGCAGCACAGGCGTAGACTAATTGTTATCGGAGCCCGAAAAGACATGGGACAGCCCCCTTTCCCTAGGGCAACTCACGGGGATCCTAGAAGCCCTAAAGTACGCTCAGGTCGGCAACTTCCTTGGCTCACGGTGCGGGACGCCATCGGTCATCTTCCCCCCCTTCGAGCCGGAGATCAAGATCCCAACGATCCTCTTCACCGGGCGCCGAAGATGGGAGAGCGGGTCCTTAGATTTATCGTCCAAGTCCCCAAGGACGGGGGAAGTAGAACCCAGGTTCCCGAAGAAGAATGGCTGCCTTGCCATAGAAACCATAATGGCCACAAGGACACCTACAGTAGGCTTGCCTGGGACCGCCCCTCCGGGGTCATCACCTCGGGGTGCTGCAACGTATCCAAAGGACGCTTCGCCCATCCCGAACAAGACCGGGCCATAACCCCGAGAGAGGCCGCCCTTCTTCAAGGATTTCCTCCCGACGCCGTTTTTTACGGCTCGCTGGACTCAATCCGGCGTCAAATCGGCAACGCCGTTCCTCCGCCCCTTGCCGAAGCGATTGCCCGTGCCATTAGAGAGCGCCTCGAACGGCGAAGCTTGATTGAGTTCTCCAAACGCGCAAAAGCTTTTTAG